A single Drechmeria coniospora strain ARSEF 6962 chromosome 03, whole genome shotgun sequence DNA region contains:
- a CDS encoding ATPase-like, ATP-binding domain protein, with the protein MDGAALASDDILDPPPPPPPPRLFERLRQIAGYTWDETKPPFHSSYDFWHVFGTHHVSSHSPPESPRLGESNHGSVRRPSPSDHGHAPPSETQSAAETLRPAPQKAPTPTLFVPSNDASYSEEAVVARVSFHAIREERAFHIARSVIATADPDGTHIVKPLDIVRLNPTAGDRGVIVVAIYAHPGPNFLFDYIDMGPAFYMAKKVGDAYVSYRRKPPRAAQPPITLEYFLDFAIGAAQCLEILHHGQGIVHGEIRGDAFHFNADENKVRIISFGSGTRSFEHGLTSTGWSTLSKEVGAKNKLLYISPEQTGRMPAEPDTRTDIYSLGVLMWTLLTQKPVYSGDNPLDIVQGVLGRRIPNVATVRIDVPDVIGRIIQKCTAKNVPDRYHSASGLRHDLVMAQQLLGDGDSSALKDMKIGTRDVSSFFMLPTSMIGRQEERNELLKVIDRVARSHSTLGNGIFVDGYSLGNDGTAGDEMSSEGASSVGGTNPRSGSFTHTISSEHKFPRSTFHPSIFSDAPTLSNETISSSHSSAHARTPRPWERHHSMSFDTASVGDSLSFEGSRLILADSATTSSSLSRQLGSSKFRRRGHCEIVTIQGAGGLGKSFLVQSVLADARRRGYCATAKFDTARRTAFGPLLKLLSSLFRQVWGERNTETPFHQGLKHYVRPVWPMLHRALGLPEFLLGPPESGPCRSISSMQSSVARGNGRAAANRRGSSPGSSPARVSQPPSIKSPQNSQDYLCAGTSTKTTRLMNVCLDILRVFTTHKFICFCLDDVHFADAESLELITQIIGARMKMVIIMTYRPEELSSDRMERIIYPQEQEDAPHNGRPTVTKISLSPLTEDDILEFVSTLLSRPKDEILSLALVIQSKTAGNPFYMREMLSACHRKKCIWYDYRDSQWHYDLDRLFAQFQGEKDYDVLDTGFITHRLSELPRAARAVLSWGALLGNSFSFELISRLMKGEFEYDDDVTVSCPELPWHAYSEGEAISGLQAAIQAYIIVPCEIDDRFRFAHDRYIHASAALKECNARRMHFIISQTLLKYYAVEARQQDDTASHVCEAVCIIKRRVPARHEFRKLLMDCAQAAVENGARPTAAKYYTSAIDLLQERPWEDDAEDVSYDETMQLHLRSAECYLFMGQLSAANDLLTTIFANAKTAIDKAPAYVLQSRIFAQNGNSLAAFISLKDCLSALGVPLDDEPTYEKCDERFENVAKQIRTMDRSLLLSPKKPGDTIIASIGAVLSETASAAWWSDCLHFYHLTLVMLEMHLSRGAFPQSGMAFLHLGVVALSRFGMTQFAVELGSICQELLYEARDAFSMARGQMLHACFIGHVQYSMSLSISQMEDAIELASVGGDRMSTILSYGLCAQVKFFASENLSDLESFCQYGCEDIPNWSFDTRGGSLLVAMRQICRSLQGKTFTHDELGVMSDEMHDGHVYKSWLTSQTQESNRSSLFYESMELVALFLFGHYERAIEIGRRCCDKISMLWSARNSKLILLFYGLARTGHLLRQMQDPRSQAEDFSADAQDVVLELRGFVKLMEQWSVVSDVNYRSWSSLLGAQIAELSNDHGQAIQHYEEALDHAAEHDFVFEEALGNYLMAGFFIRRKARRSARAALQDAIGLYRQISATGVARAIEEEHSLLLHGPTRNHRTNEAGIQTDFVADASSGPYRNGEDGDDLAQSPSHPMSDLRGDRVGTWRGSMSMQGGGGSGLPALDMIDLHAILVSSQVISSVLQVDELLKTMCDVVLQTCGGSATRAAIIVQETSTDTWGLAASGDPERGASAHNPGLPLSGTSLIAENVVLYCSRFLETVFIPDLVADERFGNVNDSWLQRNPLSKAIIAIPISHGTKPLLGVLYLEGEPGSFSDRNVTVLQLLVNQIGISYSNALSMKNVEKISAENRSMVSVQKRALAKALEAETKAKNAEAEAKRNVKLAEEAAKAKSIFLANVSHELRTPLNGVIGNSELLRDSILNREQLEMADSIRVSADLLLTVINDILDFSKMEADKMKLYIIAFNPEEMVREVVRAVSYSNREKTSKKNVKIVQDIDLPSMLIYGDPIRLHQVLGNLIGNSLKFTEDGSITIGARVDSVTKEKATLTFWVRDTGIGIPPQQLAKLFQPFSQADASTARKYGGSGLGLSICKSLIEIMMQGTIQLESEETVGTTAWFTVSFDKAKPDVSAGDAQSKDSPPIDRYSATTSSIGRAISPNLYLDLTKVCKEDVRICVAEDNPINQKIAIQYVQRLGYPNVDAYENGLRAVEGLRQKAKMGVPYHIVLMDVQMPILDGYEATKLLRKDPIEAVRKVLVIAMTASAIQGDREKCLDAGMNDYLAKPVRSEVLKKKLDAYVSNSMGTPFSDPSCNDGGADLSMERNTAPEPAHASPRRLGLGAVARERANDVVMFEPIMEDDAAYNTPDDKIARQANEGPVFGTRRGATDHPSPLSQSSPAGEAQRRGSGEDQSPNGGGSEGESAAQQQQKRQPRKLTKSRDNSDVGVEDGNGTAKKPGCERPRGVLTKRPTTLLSSGAADDEQQSGVTPS; encoded by the exons ATGGACGGTGCCGCTCTCGCGTCGGACGACATACTcgatcctcctcctccgccgccgccgccgcggcttTTTGAGCGTCTTCGCCAGATCGCCGGCTACACATGGGATGAGACGAAACCTCCTTTCCACTCGTCGTATGATTTTTG GCATGTTTTCGGCACCCATCACGTTTCCTCTCATTCTCCACCCGAAAGCCCTCGGCTCGGTGAATCGAACCATGGATCCGTGAGgcggccctcgccgtccgatCATGGGCATGCTCCCCCGTCCGAGACGCAGAGTGCCGCCGAGACGCTGCGACCAGCACCCCAGAAGGCGCCGACACCCACGCTCTTCGTCCCGTCAAACGATGCATCCTATAGCGAGGAGGCTGTTGTCGCCCGCGTCTCGTTTCACGCCATCAGGGAAGAAAGAGCGTTCCACATCGCCAGAAGCGTAATCGCCACGGCCGATCCTGATGGAACCCACATCGTCAAACCCCTCGACATTGTCCGACTAAATCCGACCGCCGGCGATcgcggcgtcatcgtcgtcgccatctaCGCCCATCCGGGGCCCAATTTTCTCTTCGACTACATCGACATGGGTCCGGCCTTTTACATGGCCAAGAAGGTGGGCGACGCTTACGTCTCGTATCGCAGGAAGCCTCCCCGTGCTGCGCAACCCCCCATCACGTTGGAGTACTTTCTCGActtcgccatcggcgccgcgcAGTGCCTCGAGATCCTTCATCACGGCCAGGGCATCGTTCACGGCGAGATTCGTGGCGACGCCTTCCATTtcaacgccgacgagaacAAAGTGCGCATCATATCCTTCGGCTCCGGCACCAGATCCTTCGAGCATGGCCTCACGAGCACTGGCTGGTCGACACTCTCGAAAGAAGTCGGCGCCAAGAATAAGCTGCTCTACATCAGCCCCGAGCAGACGGGCCGCATGCCTGCCGAGCCCGACACGCGGACCGACATCTACTCGCTCGGTGTTCTGATGTGGACGCTCCTGACCCAGAAGCCCGTCTACAGCGGCGATAACCCTCTCGACATCGTCCAAGGCGTGCTGGGTCGAAGGATCCCCAACGTCGCCACCGTTCGGATCGATGTTCCGGATGTCATCGGCCGAATCATCCAGAAGTGCACCGCCAAGAACGTCCCCGACCGATATCACTCGGCGAGCGGCCTGCGGCACGATTTGGTCATGGCGCAGCAGCttctcggcgacggagatTCTTCGGCTCTCAAGGACATGAAGATTGGAACCAGGGATGTGTCATCCTTCTTCATGCTGCCCACATCCATGATTGGCCGTCAGGAGGAGAGGAATGAGCTTCTCAAGGTCATCGACAGGGTCGCCCGCTCCCACTCCACCCTTGGCAACGGCATTTTCGTCGACGGCTACAGCCTCGGAAACGATGGCACGGCGGGCGATGAAATGTCCAGCGAAGGCGCCAGCTCGGTTGGCGGCACGAACCCCAGGAGCGGGTCGTTTACTCATACTATTTCTTCGGAGCACAAATTCCCGAGGAGCACCTTTCATCCCTCCATATTCTCCGATGCACCGACGTTGTCCAATGAAACGATATCGTCGTCGCACTCTAGTGCTCATGCGCGGACCCCGCGGCCGTGGGAGCGCCATCACTCCATGTCGTTCGACACCGCCAGCGTGGGCGATAGCCTGAGCTTCGAGGGCAGTCGCCTCATCCTGGCAgactcggcgacgacatcCTCCAGCCTATCTCGGCAGCTTGGCTCCTCCAAGTTCCGACGCCGTGGTCATTGCGAGATCGTCACGATACAGGGCGCCGGGGGCCTCGGGAAAAGCTTCCTGGTCCAGAgcgtgctcgccgacgcccgacggCGTGGGTACTGCGCGACGGCCAAGTTCGACACCGCCAGGCGAACGGCGTTCGGGCCGCTGCTCAAGCTGCTGTCGTCCCTGTTCAGGCAGGTGTGGGGTGAGAGGAACACCGAGACGCCCTTTCACCAGGGCCTGAAGCATTACGTCCGCCCCGTCTGGCCCATGCTGCACCGAGCCCTTGGCCTTCCCGAGTTCCTGCTCGGTCCTCCAGAGTCCGGCCCCTGCAGGTCGATCTCTTCCATGCAAAGCTCGGTGGCCCGTGGAAACGGCCGAGCGGCTGCGAACAGACGAGGCTCCTCTCCCGGAAGTTCGCCGGCCCGCGTTAGCCAACCCCCGAGCATCAAGTCGCCGCAAAACTCGCAAGATTACCTCTGCGCCGGCACCTCGACCAAGACGACGCGCCTCATGAACGTTTGTCTGGATATCCTCCGCGTTTTCACGACGCACAAGTTCATATGCTTCTGCCTCGATGACGTCCAtttcgccgacgccgagtcTCTCGAGCTCATCACCCAGATCATCGGTGCGCGCATGAAGATGGTGATCATCATGACCTACCGCCCCGAGGAGCTCTCGAGCGATAGGATGGAGCGCATCATCTATCCGCAGGAACAAGAAG ATGCCCCGCACAATGGCCGCCCTACCGTGACCAAGATATCCCTGTCGCCGCTGACCGAAGACGACATACTCGAATTCGTCTCGACGTTGCTTTCCAGGCCCAAGGACGAGATCCTCTCCCTCGCTCTTGTCATCCAGTCCAAGACGGCGGGCAACCCTTTCTACATGCGCGAGATGCTCAGCGCCTGCCACCGCAAGAAGTGCATATGGTACGACTACCGAGACAGCCAGTGGCACTACGACCTGGACAGGCTGTTTGCCCAGTTCCAAGGAGAGAAAGACTacgacgtcctcgacacGGGCTTCATCACGCACCGTCTGAGCGAGCTGCCacgggcggcgagagcaGTGTTGTCTTGGGGCGCCCTTCTGGGCAACTCGTTTTCCTTTGAGCTCATATCGCGCCTGATGAAGGGAGAGTTCGAGtatgacgacgacgtgacGGTGAGCTGTCCGGAGCTGCCTTGGCATGCGTATTCGGAGGGGGAGGCCATTTCGGGCCTTCAGGCCGCCATCCAGGCGTACATCATCGTGCCCTGCGAGATCGACGATCGCTTCCGCTTCGCCCACGACCGATACATCCACGCCTCTGCGGCCTTGAAGGAGTGCAACGCTCGGCGGATGCACTTCATCATCTCGCAGACCCTTCTCAAGTACtatgccgtcgaggccagGCAGCAGGACGACACGGCATCGCACGTCTGCGAAGCTGTCTGCATCATCAAGCGGCGTGTACCCGCTCGCCACGAGTTCAGAAAGCTGCTGATGGACTGCGCgcaagccgccgtcgagaacgGCGCGCGGCCAACCGCCGCCAAGTACTACACGTCGGCCATCGACTTGCTTCAGGAGAGGCCGTGGGAAgatgatgccgaggacgTTTCGTACGATGAGACCATGCAGCTTCACCTGCGCTCGGCCGAATGCTACCTTTTCATGGGCCAACTCTCCGCGGCCAACGACCTCTTGACGACGATATTCGCCAACGCAAAAACCGCAATCGACAAGGCCCCGGCGTACGTGCTGCAATCCAGGATCTTTGCCCAGAATGGCAACTCATTGGCCGCCTTCATTTCCCTCAAGGACTGTCTGTCGGCCCTCGGCGtcccgctcgacgacgagccaacCTATGAGAAGTGCGATGAACGCTTTGAGAACGTGGCCAAGCAGATACGGACCATGGACCGGTCGTTGCTCTTGTCGCCGAAGAAGCCAGGCGACACCATCATCGCATCGATTGGTGCGGTGCTTTCCGAGACGGCCAGCGCGGCTTGGTGGAGTGACTGTCTACACTTTTACCACCTTACCTTGGTGATGCTAGAGATGCACCTCTCGAGGGGTGCGTTTCCTCAGTCCGGCATGGCATTCCTgcacctcggcgtcgtggcctTGTCCAGGTTTGGCATGACCCAATTCGCAGTCGAGCTGGGATCGATCTGCCAGGAGCTCCTCTACGAAGCCCGGGACGCCTTCTCCATGGCGCGAGGTCAGATGCTGCATGCATGCTTCATCGGCCACGTCCAGTACTCCATGTCCCTGTCCATCTCCCAAATGGAAGATGCCATAGAGTTGGCGTCGGTAGGCGGGGATCGGATGTCGACGATTCTCAGCTACGGCCTCTGTGCTCAGGTCAAGTTTTTTGCCAGCGAAAATCTGTCCGATCTCGAGAGCTTCTGCCAATATGGCTGCGAAGACATACCCAATTGGTCGTTTGACACTCGAGGGggctccctcctcgtcgccatgagGCAAATATGTCGATCTCTGCAGGGCAAGACCTTCACCCATGACGAGCTTGGCGTGATGAGCGACGAGATGCATGATGGTCACGTTTACAAGAGCTGGCTTACGAGCCAGACGCAGGAGAGCAACAGGTCATCGCTCTTCTACGAGAGCATGGAGCTCGTCGCTCTTTTCTTGTTTGGCCATTACGAGCGTGCCATCGAGATCGGGCGAAGATGCTGCGACAAGATTTCCATGCTCTGGTCGGCGCGCAACAGCAAATTAATCCTGCTATTCTACGGGTTGGCACGAACGGGTCACTTGCTGAGGCAGATGCAGGATCCACGCTCGCAGGCAGAGGACTTTTCCGCCGACGCGCAGGATGTGGTCCTGGAGCTGCGTGGCTTCGTGAAGCTGATGGAGCAGTGGTCCGTCGTGTCGGACGTCAACTACCGCTCCTGGTCGAGCCTCTTGGGCGCCCAGATAGCCGAGCTCTCCAACGACCACGGCCAGGCGATCCAGCACTACGAAGAAGCCCTGGATCACGCGGCCGAGCACGACTTTGTCTTTGAGGAGGCACTTGGAAACTACCTGATGGCAGGCTTCTTCATCAGGCGAAAGGCTAGAAGGTCCGCTCGCGCCGCTCTCCAGGACGCCATCGGCTTGTACAGGCAAATATCGGCCACCGGAGTGGCCAGAGCCATCGAGGAAGAGCACAGCTTGCTGCTTCACGGTCCAACGCGAAACCATAGAACGAACGAGGCTGGCATCCAGACAGAtttcgtcgccgatgccTCGTCGGGGCCGTACCGAAACGgggaggatggcgacgatCTCGCACAGAGCCCATCTCACCCAATGTCAGACCTCCGAGGAGACCGTGTCGGGACGTGGCGAGGATCGATGAGCATGCAGGGTGGAGGCGGGTCTGGGCTTCCTGCTCTCGATATGATCGACCTGCACGCCATCCTTGTGTCCTCGCAAGTCATCTCATCCGTCTTgcaggtcgacgagctgctcaaGACCATGTGCGACGTCGTTTTGCAGACTTGCGGCGGCTCCGCCACACGTGCTGCCATCATCGTTCAAGAAACCAGCACGGACACGTGGGGGCTCGCTGCCAGCGGCGATCCCGAACGCGGAGCCTCGGCACACAACCCGGGCCTGCCCTTGTCCGGCACTTCGCTGATCGCAGAGAACGTCGTCCTGTACTGTTCGCGTTTCCTGGAGACCGTCTTCATCCCcgatctcgtcgccgacgagagaTTCGGAAACGTCAACGACTCTTGGCTGCAGCGGAATCCATTGAGCaaggccatcatcgccattCCCATCTCGCACGGCACGAAGCCGCTTCTCGGGGTTCTGTACCTCGAAGGAGAACCCGGTTCCTTCTCGGACCGCAATGTCACCGTCCTGCAGCTCCTGGTCAACCAGATCGGCATCAGCTACTCGAACGCGCTGTCGATGAAGAACGTCGAGAAGATCTCTGCCGAGAACCGATCGATGGTGTCGGTGCAGAAGCGAGCGCTGGCCAAGGCGCTGGAGGCGGAAACGAAGGCGAAGaacgccgaggcggaggcgAAGCGCAACGTCAAGCTCGCGGAAGAGGCTGCCAAGGCCAAGTCAATCTTCCTTGCCAACGTCTCGCACGAGCTCCGAACGCCTCTGAATGGCGTCATCGGAAACTCGGAGCTGCTCCGCGACAGCATCCTGAACCGGGAGCAGCTTGAAATGGCAGACTCCATCCGCGTCTCGGCCGACCTGCTTCTGACCGTCATCAACGACATCCTGGACTTTTCGAAGATGGAAGCCGACAAGATGAAGCTGTACATCATCGCCTTCAACCCCGAGGAGATGGTACGGGAGGTTGTCCGGGCCGTTTCCTACAGCAACCGGGAGAAGACGTCGAAGAAAAATGTCAAAATTGTCCAGGACATTGATCTACCTTCAATGCTCATCTACGGGGATCCGATCCGTCTTCACCAGGTTCTGGGCAATCTCATCGGCAACAGTCTCAAGTTCACCGAGGATGGGTCGATCACGATCGGCGCCCGCGTGGATTCGGTGACGAAGGAAAAGGCGACGCTGACCTTTTGGGTGCGGGACACGGGCATCGGCAtcccgccgcagcagctGGCGAAGCTCTTCCAGCCGTTCAGCCAGGCCGACGCGAGCACGGCGAGAAAGTACGGCGGTAGCGGTTTGGGTTTGAGCATCTGCAAATCCCTCATCGAGATCATGATGCAGGGCACCATCCAGCTGGAGAGCGAGGAGACGgtcggcacgacggcgtGGTTCACCGTCAGCTTCGACAAGGCCAAGCCGGACGTTTCAGCAGGGGATGCGCAGTCGAAGGACTCGCCACCCATCGATCGCTACTCGGCGACGACTTCATCGATTGGTCGGGCGATATCGCCGAATCTCTACCTCGACCTGACCAAGGTGTGCAAGGAAGACGTGCGGATTTGCGTTGCCGAGGACAACCCGATCAATCAAAAGATCGCCATACAATACGTCCAGCGGTTGGGCTACCCCAACGTCGACGCGTACGAGAATGGGCTCAGGGCGGTGGAGGGGCTTCGGCAAAAGGCGAAGATGGGCGTGCCGTACCACATCGTGCTCATGGATGTCCAGATGCCGATTCTGGACGGATACGAGGCCACGAAGCTACTTCGCAAGGACCCGATCGAGGCGGTCCGAAAAGTTTTAGTCATTgccatgacggcgtcggcgattCAGGGAGACCGAGAGAAGTGCCTCGATGCGGGCATGAACGACTACCTGGCCAAGCCCGTGCGATCCGAGGTGCTGAAGAAGAAGCTGGATGCATACGTCAGCAATTCGATGGGCACCCCCTTTTCGGACCCGTCGTGCAACGACGGTGGTGCCGACCTGAGCATGGAGCGGAACACGGCGCCTGAGCCGGCTCACGCATCCCCCCGTCGGCTGGGACTGGGTGCAGTCGCGCGCGAGAGGGCAAACGACGTCGTAATGTTCGAACCCATCATGGAGGACGATGCGGCGTACAATACGCCGGATGATAAAATTGCTAGGCAAGCGAACGAGGGCCCAGTCTTCGGCACACGCCGCGGTGCGACCGATCATCCGTCGCCACTCTCGCAAAGCAGCCCTGCAGGGGAAGCGCAAAGGCGAGGGTCGGGCGAGGACCAGAGTCCGAACGGCGGCGGGTCCGAAGGCGAATCggcggcgcagcagcagcagaaacGGCAACCTCGAAAGTTGACGAAGAGCCGCGACAACAGCGACGTCggtgtcgaggacggcaatGGCACGGCCAAGAAACCCGGCTGCGAGAGGCCCAGGGGTGTCCTGACCAAGAGACCGACGACGCTTCTATcctcgggcgccgccgacgatgagcagCAGAGCGGCGTCACGCCCAGCTAG
- a CDS encoding UDP-galactopyranose mutase has protein sequence MGADINVDVLIIGMGPTGLGAAKRLNHVNGPSWLVVDSADKAGGLAGTDVTPEGFLYDVGGHVIFSHYKYFDDCLDEALPKEDDWHTHQRISYVRYKGLWVPYPFQNNISMLPKEDQVKCIDGLIDSALECRVASSKPKDFDEWILRMCGEGVADIFMRPYNFKVWAVPTTKMQCQWLGERVAAPDVKTVTKNVILNKVAGNWGPNATFRFPARDGTGGIWIAVADTLPKEKKRFGKQGEVTKVDAEKKIVSFADGSTVGYGKLISTMAVDQLVEKMGNQELVTLSKGLYYSTTHVIGVGVRGPRPERIGDKCWLYFPEDNCPFYRATIFSNYSPHNQPEDKVKLPTLFVANGSKCSAEAKEGPYWSIMLEVSQSTMKPVDEKNLLRDCVAGLINTEMIKPDDEIVSTYHRRFDHGYPTPTLEREGVLKQLLPKLQDMDILSRGRFGSWRYEVGNQDHSFMLGVEAADHIVNGAVELTLNYPDFVNSRQNTERRLATSFEY, from the exons ATGGGTGCCGACAT TAACGTGGATGtcctcatcatcggcatGGGACCGACCGgtctcggcgccgccaagcGACTGAACCACGTC AACGGACCTTCGTGGCTGGTCGTGGACtcggccgacaaggccggCGGTCTCGCCGGTACCGACGTCACCCCCGAGGGCTTC CTGTACGATGTCGGCGGCCACGTCATATTCTCtcactacaagtacttcgatgactgcctcgacgaggccctccCCAAGGAGGACGACTGGCACACCCACCAGCGCATCTCGTACGTCCGCTACAAGGGCCTCTGGGTCCCGTACCCCTTCCAGAACAACATCTCCATGCTCCCCAAGGAGGACCAGGTCAAGTGCATCGACGGCTTGATCGATTCCGCCCTCGAGTGCCGCGTCGCCAGCAGCAAGCCCAAGGACTTTGACGAGTGGATCCTGCGAATgtgcggcgagggcgtcgccgacatcTTCATGCGTCCCTACAACTTCAAGGTCTGGGCCGTGCCCACCACCAAG ATGCAATGCCAGTGGCTCGGCGagcgcgtcgccgcccccgACGTCAAGACCGTCACCAAGAACGTCATCCTCAACAAGGTGGCCGGCAACTGGGGCCCCAACGCGACCTTCCGATTCCCCGCtcgcgacggcaccggcggcatctggatcgccgtcgccgacacgcttcccaaggagaagaagcggTTCGGCAAGCAGGGCGAGGTGACCAAGGTGGACGCGGAGAAGAAGATTGTCAgcttcgccgacggcagcaccGTCGGCTACGGCAAGCTGATCagcaccatggccgtcgaccagctcgtcgagaagaTGGGCAACCAGGAGCTCGTCACCCTGTCCAAGGGCCTCTACTACTCCACCACGCacgtcatcggcgtcggcgttcGCGGTCCCCGCCCCGAGCGCATCGGCGACAAGTGCTGG CTGTACTTTCCCGAGGACAACTGCCCCTTTTACCGCGCCACCATCTTCTCCAACTATTCTCCTCACAACCAACCCGAGGACAAGGTCAAGCTGCCGACTCTCTTCGTCGCCAACGGTTCCAAGTGCtccgccgaggccaaggagggtCCCTACTGGTCCATCATGCTCGAGGTGTCCCAGTCGACCATGaagcccgtcgacgagaagaaCCTGCTCAGGGACTGCGTCGCCGGGTTGATCAACACCGAGATGATcaagcccgacgacgagatcgtCTCGACCTACCACCGCCGCTTCGACCACGGCTACCCCACGCCCACCCTCGAGCGCGAGGGCGTCCTCAAGCAGCTGCTGCCCAAGCTCCAGGACATGGACATCCTGTCGCGCGGCCGTTTCGGCAGCTGGCGATACGAGGTCGGCAACCAGGACCACTCGTTcatgctcggcgtcgaggctgccgaccACATCGTcaacggtgccgtcgagctcaCCCTCAACTACCCCGATTTCGTCAACTCGAGGCAGAACACCGAGCGGCGCCTGGCCACGAGCTTCGAGTATTGA
- a CDS encoding triose phosphate/3-phosphoglycerate/phosphate translocator, whose translation MSAEEKTRVSGEAARSDAAQLLPTVNPQAEKESPSASLHPIFYIVSWIGFSSSVILFNKWLLDTLNFRYPVILTTYHLTFSTVVTQLMARWTTMLDGRKTVKMTGRVYLRAVVPIGIFFSLSLICGNLTYLYLSVAFIQMLKATTPVAVLISGWILGVTQPNLRQFLNVSAIVVGVIIASFGEIHFVPIGVAFQIGGIVFEALRLTMVQRLLSSADFKMDPLVSLYYFAPICAVMNGVVALIWEVPRVSMSEVYNVGFFTFFLNGFCAFMLNVSVVFLIGKTSAVVLTLCGVLKDIMLVVASMIIWGTEVTAVQFFGYSIALGGMVYYKLGYEQLKGYAGEAGRHWAEFGARKPVLRKAAVIVFTIMVLVVMFGMIAPTYAPGYDTTKLTGEVSNRFKTGAQ comes from the exons ATGTCTGCAGAGGAAAAGACCCGTGTCTCGGGCGAGGCTGCCCGCTCAGATGCCGCTCAGCTTCTCCCGACCGTCAATCCGCAGGCGGAGAAGGAGTCGCCGAGTGCCTCTCTGCATCCCATCTTCTACATCGT TTCCTGGATCGGATTCAGCTCCTCCGTCATCCTCTTCAACAAATGGCTTCTGGACACCCTGAACTTCC gCTATCCCGTCATCCTCACCACCTATCACCTGACCTTctccaccgtcgtcacccaGCTGATGGCCcgctggacgacgatgctcgacggccgcaaaACGGTCAAGATGACGGGCCGCGTCTATCTGCGGGCCGTCGTGCCCATCGGCATCTTTTTCAGCCTGAGTCTGATCTGCGGAAACCTCACCTACCTCTATctctccgtcgccttcaTCCAGATGCTCAAGGCCAcgacgcccgtcgccgtcctcatcTCCGGTTGGATCCTGGGCGTGACGCAGCCCAACCTGAGGCAGTTCCTCAACGTttccgccatcgtcgtcggcgtcatcatcgcctcGTTTGGCGAGATTCACTTCGTGcccatcggcgtcgccttCCAGATTGGCGGCATCGTCTTTGAGGCTCTCCGTCTGACCATGGTCCAGCGTCTGCTGAGCTCCGCCGACTTCAAGATGGACCCGCTCGTCTCGCTGTATTACTTTGCGCCCATCTGCGCCGTCATGAACGGAGTCGTCGCCCTCATCTGGGAGGTTCCGAGAGTCTCCATGTCCGAGGTCTACAACGTCGGCTTCTTCACCTTTTTCCTCAACGGTTTCTGCGCCTTTATGCTCAacgtctccgtcgtcttcctc ATTGGCAAGACGTCGGCCGTGGTTCTCACCTTGTGCGGCGTCCTCAAGGACatcatgctcgtcgtcgcctccatgATCATCTGGGGCACCGAGGTCACCGCCGTGCAGTTCTTTGGTTACTCCATTGCCCTTGGTGGCATGGTCTACTACAAGCTTGGCTACGAGCAGCTCAAGGGATACGCCGGAGAGGCCGGCCGACATTGGGCCGAATTTGGCGCTCGCAAGCCGGTGCTCCGCAAGGCTGCCGTCATCGTCTTCACAATCatggtcctcgtcgtcatgttCGGCATGATTGCTCCCACGTACGCTCCCGGCTACGACACCACCAAGCTCACCGGCGAGGTCAGCAACCGCTTCAAAACCGGTGCCCAATAA